GTTTTTAAAGGTGCTTTGGCACCACAGGCCTCACATTTAAGTATGAAAATCCTATCTTCTCTTATTATCTTTGTATCTGGCCTGTTACACTCATGACACATTATGAAACGTTTAACATAATCTTCTATCTTATCATTAATAAGGTAGTGTGTGAACTTACCTTGAAGAATAGCTCTTGTACCTTCAAGATTCCCTGCAGTTCCAAGTTCCCTTAAAAGAAACTTTAATACATGTTGAGGGTCTCTGTTGAGGGCTTCTGTTACCTCAGTGAAGTTCTGTATCATTGTCCTGTTTCCCTGAATCATGGAATAAGCATTTGGTACATTAAACCTCTTGGTTTCTTCCACCTTTTTAGGGAGCTGTTCAATTGCCCTATCAAGTAATTCATTATAATCAGCCATTTTATTACCTCCTTTTAAAAATCCATTCAAGATTTTTAGAATATTTATTTTATTATATAACAACTTCTATGAGTTTTAAATTCTTAATATTATATAAATAGTGATTGTATAGATTGAATATTAAATATAAAATTCAGGAACTTCTACTGAGGTTCCTAAGCTATTTTATAGTACCCCTGTTGAGGTTCGAATATTATTCCTTTCCTTTTGAGTATTTTTATAATTTCTTCAGCCTTATCTTCACTCATATTGTATCTGTCTGACATTTCAGTTATAAGTATGTTTTTTGGTGTTCTTCCACCATATTCTTCTCCAAGTTCACCAATTATTTCGGTTACTAAACGGATTTTATCACGGTCTGATTTAGCTGGACGACCTTCAACCTTGTCAATATCAAGTTTACCAGTTTCTGGATCGTATCCTACCTGTTTCATACACTTTTGTTGTATTGTAATTGCCCTCTGGGCATCTGCACCAGTTACTTCAGTACCCAACCTTATCCTTGAACTGGCCTCAGAAAGTCTGATAAGAGCCTCAAGCTGACGAGCAGTTATGGGTACAGGTGAATCTTCTTCTGCAGCTCCACCCCTCATACCTACGTAAAACTCTTGAAGCACAGCTGTAGCATCGTCTGTAAGTTTAGGGCTTACTTCTCTTCTTGCATATGCAATATATTTCCTAAGAAGTTCTGGTTCAATTTCGAAAGGTATGGATGTATCTTTATGTATTCTAAGTATATGGGCTGCAAGTTTTGTGTCTCTTTCAACGTCTGGTTTATCCTCAACAACAAAAATAAGATCGAATCTTGATAAAATTGGTGATGGGAGATCTATCTGCTCTCCAATTGATTTATACTGGTCAAAACGTCCAAATTTGGGATTGGCTGCTGCTAATACAGAACAACGGGCATTCAATGTTGCCATTATACCTGCTTTTGCAATGGAAATTGTCTGCTGTTCCAGTGCTTCGTGGATAGCTGATCTATCTTCTGACCTCATTT
The Methanobacterium spitsbergense DNA segment above includes these coding regions:
- a CDS encoding translation initiation factor IF-2 subunit beta → MADYNELLDRAIEQLPKKVEETKRFNVPNAYSMIQGNRTMIQNFTEVTEALNRDPQHVLKFLLRELGTAGNLEGTRAILQGKFTHYLINDKIEDYVKRFIMCHECNRPDTKIIREDRIFILKCEACGAKAPLKTL